Proteins from a genomic interval of Rhodococcoides fascians A25f:
- a CDS encoding MerR family transcriptional regulator has product MNGLLTIGEFSRITHLSVKTLRRYHESGLLEPATVDDYSGYRYYDTEQVATAQIIRRFRSMQMPEREVRAIVTTPDPDARARLITEHLTRLERQLDDTRSAVTALRRLLDPTPPTIEVQRILTEQCSVAAVSEMVDASEALVWYSDAMAEIDAVVSDVTGPPGGLYDNELFTEGRGVMTVYVPASMAPSVGRIRPMTLQPNELAVTVHHGPHDDIDVTYGALGVYVETNGLAIAGPVREVYVVGPRDTGNSTLWRTKIGWPVFTATSNAP; this is encoded by the coding sequence ATGAACGGATTGCTGACGATCGGCGAGTTCTCTCGGATCACGCACCTGTCGGTCAAGACGCTGCGGCGCTATCACGAGTCGGGTCTGCTCGAGCCTGCGACCGTCGACGACTATTCGGGCTACCGGTACTACGACACCGAACAGGTCGCAACGGCGCAGATCATCAGACGGTTCCGCAGCATGCAGATGCCGGAGAGGGAGGTGCGGGCGATCGTCACCACACCGGATCCCGACGCCCGGGCCCGGTTGATCACCGAGCACCTCACTCGGCTCGAGAGGCAGTTGGACGACACCCGATCAGCGGTGACGGCACTTCGCCGGTTATTGGATCCGACCCCGCCGACTATCGAGGTCCAGCGCATACTCACCGAACAGTGTTCGGTCGCAGCAGTTTCCGAGATGGTCGACGCGTCCGAGGCGCTGGTGTGGTACTCCGACGCGATGGCCGAGATCGACGCAGTCGTCTCCGACGTCACCGGACCACCGGGTGGGCTGTACGACAACGAGCTGTTCACCGAAGGTCGCGGGGTGATGACCGTGTACGTCCCCGCTTCGATGGCACCGTCCGTCGGCCGAATTCGTCCGATGACGTTGCAGCCCAATGAACTTGCCGTGACGGTCCACCACGGACCTCACGACGACATCGACGTCACGTACGGCGCGCTCGGGGTGTACGTCGAGACCAATGGCCTCGCCATCGCGGGACCGGTACGCGAGGTCTACGTCGTCGGTCCGCGTGATACCGGTAACTCGACGTTGTGGCGCACGAAAATCGGATGGCCGGTGTTCACGGCGACGTCGAACGCGCCTTGA
- a CDS encoding MDR family MFS transporter, which yields MSTRTDKSPTRWRWSFLVDLRRATPTVRLLVLTQMTFNIGFFMVLPYLSVHLTSDLGLGAALVGVVLGIRTFSQQGLFFVGGTLADRWGIKPVVLVGCVLRVAGFVGLAFADSLPAVLIATVSIGFAAALFSPAVESAVAIEAGKSERSGSVTRVETFALMSVCSQIGSFTGPLVGSLLLLVDFRVACLVAAGIFVLVIAAHIRWLPREPGEHRDDPWLSGWTDVVRNRTFVLFAVAMSAQLVAYNQLYLLLPLEVERAWGSQTVLGWFFAISAVLVVSAQMPITRRVAGTAPRLTLPIGFAVMAASFVLVAVAAPLELHGWVGLVPAALFVLLLALGQMIAMPQARDLVPRMAAERRLGSYYGFMASLGGIGVLIGSIALGAVIDASPDTGWGAAIPWLVAALFPIASVVGLRVVLKRLD from the coding sequence ATGAGCACGAGGACCGACAAGTCGCCGACGCGATGGCGGTGGTCGTTTCTCGTCGATCTGCGGCGGGCCACCCCCACCGTCCGACTTCTCGTACTCACCCAGATGACCTTCAACATCGGCTTTTTCATGGTGTTGCCGTATCTCTCGGTGCATCTGACTTCCGATCTGGGACTCGGGGCGGCGCTCGTCGGAGTTGTGCTCGGAATCAGAACCTTCTCGCAGCAAGGACTGTTCTTCGTCGGTGGCACCCTCGCCGATCGGTGGGGCATCAAGCCGGTCGTGCTCGTCGGCTGTGTGTTGCGGGTGGCGGGCTTCGTGGGCCTGGCGTTCGCCGATTCGCTGCCGGCGGTGCTGATCGCCACGGTATCGATCGGATTTGCTGCCGCACTGTTCTCTCCCGCAGTCGAATCCGCGGTCGCAATCGAGGCGGGCAAGAGTGAGCGCAGTGGCTCCGTTACTCGGGTGGAGACGTTCGCGCTCATGTCGGTGTGCAGCCAGATCGGCTCGTTCACCGGCCCGCTCGTCGGATCACTGTTGCTGTTGGTCGACTTTCGGGTCGCATGCCTCGTCGCCGCAGGCATTTTTGTCCTCGTCATTGCCGCACACATCAGATGGTTGCCGCGTGAGCCCGGCGAACACCGCGACGATCCGTGGCTCTCGGGATGGACCGATGTGGTGCGCAACAGAACTTTTGTGCTGTTCGCGGTGGCCATGAGTGCGCAACTGGTTGCCTACAACCAGCTGTATCTACTGCTGCCACTCGAGGTGGAGCGGGCGTGGGGATCGCAGACGGTACTGGGGTGGTTCTTCGCGATCTCGGCGGTACTCGTGGTGTCGGCGCAGATGCCGATCACCCGACGCGTCGCGGGTACGGCACCGCGTCTCACGCTGCCGATCGGATTCGCCGTCATGGCAGCGTCTTTCGTTCTCGTAGCTGTTGCCGCGCCGCTCGAACTGCACGGATGGGTCGGTCTGGTCCCGGCGGCACTGTTCGTGCTGCTTCTCGCTCTGGGCCAGATGATCGCCATGCCCCAGGCGCGGGACCTGGTGCCGCGCATGGCCGCCGAACGTCGACTGGGCTCGTACTACGGCTTCATGGCCTCACTCGGTGGCATCGGAGTACTGATCGGATCGATTGCCCTCGGCGCGGTGATCGACGCCTCCCCCGACACCGGTTGGGGTGCAGCCATCCCATGGTTGGTCGCGGCGCTGTTCCCCATCGCCAGCGTCGTCGGCCTTCGCGTGGTGCTGAAGCGTCTGGACTGA
- a CDS encoding ABC transporter permease subunit, translating to MRTTASRLVAVAGVVLLVGMLPWLSNRDPALSILRARSAEQEATPEALAAIRRDLGLDAGPLRLFWDWITDIASGNPGTSWNTGQPVLPGALDALTVSLTLMGFAMVGAVVTAALVVVPSVRTGLRGCPKRTGGGVAAALTSLPEFLLASGLVLLGAVWLSFPAYGWNGPEYAVLPALALGLPAGGLIGRLLADAIAVTFTEGWVTTWTVAGFSRPEIACAVLRRALPSIASQIGLVMVAMTGGAVAVEKVFAIPGLGRATLGDAQSQDLPALQIDILLLLAVSAALGIAAELARRLLLGSAVHEKAMPIPSGVFHPAPRRWLVPIAAASVLLVVVLAGLPRDGQATTREKFAAPSLAYPFGTDASGRDLLARVADGALRSIGLSLAVTLAALVVGVLLGLVPRASRGLVEATNAAPPVVTGILIAAIWGPSAGGAAVAVLIVTWAPLAAHTAALVEETRARPYISILPTLGAGNARILFGSVVPTVVPVVLRHAMIRLPGVALALAALGFLGLGPQPPTADWGLILSDGVAAVERAPWVAAAPLASLITLAVLAVSLAAATSGRVRSTGSVVEKVDAGGRNT from the coding sequence GTGCGCACTACCGCCTCACGTCTGGTTGCCGTCGCCGGTGTCGTCCTTCTCGTCGGGATGCTGCCCTGGTTGTCGAATCGCGATCCGGCACTGAGCATTCTGCGGGCTCGGTCGGCCGAGCAGGAAGCAACACCTGAGGCCCTGGCCGCCATTCGCCGCGACCTCGGGCTCGATGCCGGGCCGCTGCGGTTGTTCTGGGACTGGATCACCGACATCGCGTCGGGCAATCCCGGAACGTCCTGGAACACAGGCCAACCGGTGCTGCCGGGTGCCCTCGATGCCTTGACGGTCTCGCTCACACTCATGGGATTCGCGATGGTGGGTGCAGTCGTCACGGCGGCGCTCGTCGTAGTACCCAGTGTGCGAACAGGTTTGCGCGGCTGCCCGAAACGAACCGGGGGTGGCGTCGCCGCAGCGTTGACATCGCTACCGGAGTTCCTGCTCGCGTCGGGGCTCGTCCTTCTCGGAGCCGTGTGGCTGTCCTTTCCGGCGTACGGCTGGAACGGCCCCGAGTACGCGGTGCTACCCGCACTCGCACTCGGGCTACCCGCGGGCGGACTCATCGGCCGACTGCTCGCCGACGCAATCGCCGTCACCTTCACCGAGGGATGGGTGACCACGTGGACGGTCGCAGGATTCTCCCGACCGGAGATCGCCTGCGCGGTACTGCGCCGTGCACTCCCGAGTATTGCGTCGCAGATCGGTCTGGTCATGGTCGCCATGACGGGCGGCGCGGTGGCCGTCGAAAAGGTGTTCGCCATACCGGGATTGGGTCGTGCCACCCTCGGTGATGCGCAGTCTCAGGACCTTCCTGCCCTGCAGATCGACATTCTGCTCCTGCTGGCTGTCAGCGCTGCCCTTGGTATCGCTGCAGAACTTGCCCGACGGTTGCTCCTCGGCAGCGCAGTGCACGAGAAGGCTATGCCCATCCCGTCCGGAGTTTTCCATCCGGCACCGCGACGGTGGTTGGTGCCGATCGCTGCCGCGTCGGTCCTGCTGGTCGTGGTGCTTGCCGGACTCCCACGCGACGGCCAGGCGACGACGAGGGAGAAGTTCGCGGCTCCATCCCTTGCCTACCCGTTCGGAACGGACGCATCAGGGCGAGATCTGTTGGCCCGGGTCGCCGACGGCGCACTGCGGTCGATTGGACTCTCGCTGGCGGTCACGCTCGCGGCGCTGGTGGTCGGTGTGTTGCTGGGTTTGGTTCCGCGCGCGTCGAGGGGCCTGGTCGAGGCGACCAACGCGGCACCGCCGGTGGTCACCGGAATTCTGATCGCGGCGATCTGGGGTCCGAGCGCAGGCGGCGCGGCCGTCGCGGTCCTGATCGTCACGTGGGCTCCGCTTGCGGCGCACACCGCCGCGCTCGTCGAGGAAACCCGCGCTCGGCCGTACATCTCCATCCTGCCCACGCTCGGGGCAGGCAACGCAAGAATCCTGTTCGGGTCCGTCGTCCCCACTGTGGTTCCGGTAGTGCTGCGGCACGCCATGATTCGTCTGCCCGGAGTCGCCCTGGCCCTGGCCGCACTCGGATTTCTCGGTCTGGGACCGCAACCGCCGACGGCGGACTGGGGGTTGATCCTGTCCGACGGAGTCGCAGCGGTCGAGCGAGCACCGTGGGTGGCGGCAGCTCCGCTGGCGTCGTTGATCACCCTCGCCGTTCTCGCTGTATCTCTCGCGGCGGCCACGTCGGGTCGAGTGAGGTCGACCGGTAGCGTCGTCGAGAAAGTCGATGCAGGAGGGCGCAATACATGA